A section of the Serratia liquefaciens ATCC 27592 genome encodes:
- a CDS encoding nitrate reductase subunit alpha, producing MSKFLDRFRYFKQLAEPFSGDHGQTLNTNRDWEDGYRSRWQHDKIVRSTHGVNCTGSCSWKIYVKNGLVTWETQQTDYPRTRPDLPNHEPRGCPRGASYSWYLYSANRLKYPLMRKRLIKLWREAKALHSDPVDAWGSIVSDPEKAKSYKVARGRGGFVRSSWQEVNELIAASNVYTAKTFGPDRIIGFSPIPAMSMVSYAAGARYLSLIGGTCLSFYDWYCDLPPASPMTWGEQTDVPESADWYNSSYIIAWGSNVPQTRTPDAHFFTEVRYKGTKTVAVTPDYAEVAKLCDQWLNPKQGTDSAMAMGHVMLKEFHLDREVGYFRDYVRRYTDMPMLVILEPREEGHYAAGRLLRAADLVDGLGEENNPEWKTVAIDQRSGELVAPQGSIGFRWGEQGKWNLEQRAGQDAQEVEFQLSMLGAHDDVAEVGFPYFGGIKSGAAEGGNFNSVALDEILLHKLPVKRLRLADGSEALVTSVYDLTLANYGLERSLNDANCATDYDDIKAYTPAWAEQITGVSRHNIIRIAREFADNAEKTHGRSMIIVGAGVNHWYHMDMTYRGLINMLIFCGCVGQSGGGWAHYVGQEKLRPQTGWLPLAFGLDWQRPPRHMNSTSFFYNHSSQWRYETVGTEELLSPMADKSRFGGSLIDLNVRAERMGWLPSAPQLGTNPLHIAAQAQAAGQSPVDYTVDALKKGTLGFAAEQPDNPQNFPRNLFVWRSNLLGSSGKGHEYMLKYLLGTENGIQGKDLGQQGGAKPQEVEWLENGGEGKLDLVVTLDFRMSSTCLYSDIVLPTATWYEKDDMNTSDMHPFIHPLSAAVDPAWDSKSDWEIYKGIAKAFSEVCVGHLGQETDVVTLPIQHDSAAELAQPYGVKDWKKGECDLIPGKTAPHIMAVERDYPATYERFTSLGPLLDKLGNGGKGIGWNTQDEVDFLKKLNYVKTAGPAAGRPKIESAIDAAEVILALAPETNGQVAVKAWDALGKMTGRDHRHLALNKEDEKIRFRDIQAQPRKIISSPTWSGLEDEHVSYNACYTNVHELIPWRTISGRQQLYQDHEWMRAFGESLLVYRPPIDTRAAQPLLNQKPNGNKEKALNFLTPHQKWGIHSTYSDNLLMLTLSRGGPIVWMSEDDAKELGIEDNDWIEAFNANGALTARAVVSQRIPAGMTMMYHAQERIVNIPGSEITSQRGGIHNSVTRVCPKPTHMIGGYAQLAYGFNYYGTVGSNRDEFVVVRKMNRIDWLDGEGNDDSQGSQQEKAK from the coding sequence ATGAGCAAGTTTCTAGACCGATTCCGCTATTTTAAGCAGTTGGCGGAACCCTTTTCTGGCGATCATGGCCAGACGTTGAACACCAACCGCGACTGGGAAGACGGCTACCGTAGCCGTTGGCAGCATGACAAGATTGTGCGCTCCACCCATGGGGTCAACTGCACCGGCTCCTGCAGCTGGAAAATTTATGTGAAAAACGGCCTGGTCACCTGGGAAACCCAGCAGACCGATTACCCACGTACCCGTCCCGATCTGCCAAACCATGAACCGCGCGGTTGCCCACGTGGCGCCAGCTATTCCTGGTATCTGTACAGCGCTAACCGCCTGAAATACCCGTTGATGCGCAAACGCCTGATCAAACTATGGCGCGAAGCCAAGGCGCTGCACAGCGATCCCGTCGATGCCTGGGGCTCGATCGTCAGCGATCCTGAAAAAGCCAAAAGCTACAAAGTGGCGCGCGGGCGCGGCGGTTTTGTGCGTTCCAGCTGGCAGGAGGTTAACGAGCTGATCGCCGCTTCCAACGTCTACACCGCCAAAACCTTCGGTCCGGATCGCATCATCGGCTTCTCGCCAATCCCGGCAATGTCGATGGTGTCTTACGCCGCCGGCGCCCGTTATCTGTCGCTGATTGGCGGCACCTGCCTGAGCTTCTACGACTGGTATTGTGACTTGCCACCGGCCTCGCCAATGACCTGGGGCGAACAGACCGACGTGCCGGAATCCGCCGACTGGTATAACTCTTCCTACATTATCGCCTGGGGTTCCAACGTGCCTCAGACGCGCACCCCGGACGCGCACTTCTTTACTGAAGTCCGTTACAAAGGCACCAAGACCGTGGCGGTCACGCCGGACTACGCCGAAGTTGCCAAGCTGTGCGACCAGTGGCTGAATCCGAAGCAGGGCACCGACAGCGCGATGGCGATGGGCCACGTGATGCTGAAAGAGTTCCACCTGGATCGTGAGGTGGGTTATTTCCGCGATTACGTACGTCGTTATACCGACATGCCGATGCTGGTCATATTGGAGCCGCGCGAAGAAGGGCATTACGCTGCCGGTCGTCTGTTGCGCGCCGCCGATTTGGTTGACGGCCTGGGGGAAGAAAATAACCCTGAATGGAAAACCGTCGCCATAGATCAACGCAGCGGCGAGCTGGTTGCTCCGCAGGGGTCGATCGGTTTCCGCTGGGGCGAACAGGGCAAATGGAACCTGGAACAACGCGCCGGCCAAGACGCGCAGGAAGTGGAGTTTCAACTCAGCATGCTGGGCGCACATGACGACGTGGCCGAGGTGGGTTTCCCTTACTTTGGCGGCATCAAAAGCGGCGCTGCCGAGGGCGGGAACTTCAACAGCGTGGCGCTGGACGAGATCCTGCTGCACAAGCTGCCGGTCAAACGCCTGCGTCTGGCGGACGGCAGCGAAGCGCTGGTGACCAGCGTGTATGATTTGACCCTGGCCAACTATGGCCTCGAGCGCAGCCTGAACGACGCCAACTGCGCCACCGACTACGACGATATCAAAGCCTATACCCCGGCCTGGGCCGAGCAAATCACCGGCGTTTCCCGCCACAACATCATCCGCATTGCGCGCGAATTTGCCGACAACGCCGAAAAAACCCATGGTCGCTCGATGATTATCGTCGGTGCCGGTGTCAACCACTGGTACCACATGGACATGACCTACCGTGGGCTGATCAACATGTTGATCTTCTGCGGCTGCGTCGGCCAGAGCGGTGGCGGCTGGGCGCACTACGTCGGCCAGGAAAAGCTGCGGCCGCAGACCGGCTGGCTGCCGCTGGCGTTTGGCCTCGACTGGCAACGTCCGCCGCGTCATATGAACAGCACCTCGTTCTTCTACAACCATTCCAGCCAGTGGCGCTACGAAACCGTAGGCACCGAAGAGCTGTTGTCGCCGATGGCGGACAAATCACGCTTTGGCGGTAGCCTGATCGATCTCAACGTGCGTGCCGAGCGCATGGGCTGGTTGCCGTCCGCACCGCAGCTGGGCACTAACCCGCTGCATATTGCGGCGCAGGCACAAGCCGCAGGACAATCGCCGGTGGATTACACCGTCGACGCCTTGAAAAAAGGGACGTTGGGCTTTGCCGCCGAGCAGCCGGACAACCCGCAGAACTTTCCGCGTAACCTGTTCGTTTGGCGCTCCAACCTGCTGGGTTCCTCCGGCAAGGGCCATGAGTACATGCTCAAATACCTGTTGGGCACCGAAAACGGGATTCAGGGCAAGGATCTGGGCCAGCAGGGCGGTGCCAAACCGCAGGAAGTGGAATGGCTGGAAAACGGCGGTGAAGGCAAGCTGGATCTGGTGGTGACCCTCGATTTCCGTATGTCCAGCACCTGCCTCTACTCCGACATCGTGCTGCCGACCGCTACCTGGTACGAAAAAGACGACATGAATACCTCGGATATGCATCCGTTTATTCACCCGCTGTCGGCGGCAGTCGATCCGGCCTGGGACTCGAAGAGCGACTGGGAAATCTACAAGGGCATCGCCAAAGCCTTCTCCGAAGTCTGTGTCGGGCATTTGGGGCAGGAAACCGACGTGGTGACGCTGCCGATCCAGCATGACTCTGCCGCAGAGCTGGCGCAGCCTTACGGCGTCAAAGACTGGAAAAAAGGCGAGTGTGACCTGATCCCGGGCAAAACCGCGCCGCATATTATGGCGGTAGAACGCGATTATCCGGCCACCTATGAGCGTTTCACTTCGCTGGGGCCGCTGCTGGATAAGTTGGGTAACGGCGGGAAAGGCATTGGCTGGAACACCCAGGACGAAGTCGACTTCCTGAAAAAGCTCAACTACGTCAAAACCGCCGGCCCGGCAGCGGGGCGGCCGAAAATTGAAAGCGCCATTGACGCAGCCGAAGTGATCCTGGCGTTAGCGCCGGAAACCAACGGGCAGGTGGCGGTCAAGGCGTGGGACGCGCTGGGTAAAATGACCGGTCGCGATCACCGCCACCTGGCGCTGAACAAGGAAGACGAAAAAATTCGCTTCCGCGATATTCAGGCCCAGCCGCGCAAAATCATTTCCAGCCCTACCTGGTCAGGGTTGGAAGACGAACATGTGTCGTATAACGCCTGTTATACCAACGTGCATGAGCTGATCCCATGGCGCACCATCAGCGGCCGCCAGCAGCTGTATCAGGACCACGAGTGGATGCGCGCCTTTGGCGAGAGTTTGCTGGTGTACCGTCCGCCGATCGATACTCGCGCCGCGCAGCCGTTGCTGAACCAGAAGCCGAACGGCAACAAGGAGAAGGCGTTGAACTTCCTGACGCCGCACCAAAAGTGGGGCATCCACTCCACCTACAGCGACAACCTGTTGATGCTGACCCTGTCGCGCGGCGGGCCAATTGTCTGGATGAGTGAAGACGACGCCAAAGAGCTGGGCATTGAGGACAACGACTGGATCGAGGCCTTTAACGCCAACGGCGCACTGACCGCACGGGCGGTGGTCAGCCAGCGTATTCCGGCAGGCATGACCATGATGTACCACGCGCAGGAACGTATCGTGAATATCCCCGGTTCGGAAATCACCAGCCAGCGCGGTGGTATTCACAACTCGGTGACCCGCGTCTGCCCGAAACCGACCCATATGATCGGCGGCTACGCGCAGCTGGCCTACGGTTTCAACTATTACGGCACCGTCGGCTCGAACCGTGACGAGTTTGTGGTGGTACGCAAAATGAACCGCATCGATTGGTTAGACGGTGAAGGCAACGACGACTCGCAGGGTAGCCAGCAGGAGAAAGCAAAATGA
- a CDS encoding glycosyltransferase family 2 protein: protein MSITVSVIIPTYGRSELLARAIDSVLAQTHRPLEIIVVDDNPQGDAHRLATRERLAGYIERGEIIYYPRRRNGGGALARNSGILRSSGQYISFLDDDDYYHPQKIARQLAFMQQGDYDVSLCDMDILKNGQISAQHYYRARCEGLEDFMLAGVAYTPMIMMRRSTAIAVRGFFNTPRYQDHIFLYRLLAAGAKIGTLHERLAVHNDHDGERITSSPKGIIGYRNKMQFEQRLMPQVSPRARKIMRLRHTCITSRIITDGKSRLAGVFYGLKGIVYVNSGLMAGVYMKNIIRNVFFRGVPF from the coding sequence ATGAGTATCACCGTCAGCGTCATCATACCCACCTATGGCCGCAGCGAACTGCTGGCACGCGCCATCGATAGCGTATTGGCACAAACCCATCGCCCGTTGGAAATCATCGTGGTGGATGACAACCCGCAGGGCGACGCCCATCGCCTGGCGACCCGCGAACGCCTGGCCGGCTACATTGAGCGGGGTGAGATTATCTATTACCCGCGCAGGCGCAATGGCGGCGGCGCGCTGGCACGTAATAGCGGGATCCTGCGTTCGAGCGGTCAGTACATCAGCTTTCTGGATGATGACGATTACTACCACCCACAGAAAATCGCCCGTCAACTGGCGTTTATGCAGCAGGGCGATTACGACGTCAGCCTGTGCGATATGGATATTCTGAAAAACGGGCAGATCAGCGCCCAGCATTACTACCGCGCGCGTTGCGAAGGGCTGGAGGACTTTATGCTGGCCGGCGTAGCCTACACGCCGATGATCATGATGCGCCGTAGCACGGCGATTGCGGTACGGGGTTTTTTCAACACTCCTCGCTACCAGGATCATATCTTCCTCTACCGGCTGCTGGCGGCCGGAGCGAAGATCGGTACGCTGCACGAACGACTGGCGGTGCACAACGACCATGACGGCGAACGCATCACCTCCAGTCCGAAGGGCATTATTGGCTACCGCAACAAAATGCAGTTTGAGCAGCGGCTGATGCCGCAGGTGTCACCCCGGGCACGCAAGATCATGCGTCTGCGCCATACCTGCATTACTTCGCGCATCATTACCGACGGCAAGAGTCGCCTGGCAGGCGTTTTCTATGGGTTGAAGGGCATTGTTTACGTTAATAGCGGCTTGATGGCGGGGGTGTATATGAAAAATATCATCCGCAATGTGTTTTTCCGCGGCGTGCCATTCTGA
- a CDS encoding glycosyltransferase family 2 protein, producing MNITLSLIIPVYKVEAYIEACLDSVLQQLPDWAEVIIVDDGSPDGAIGIAEEMLCRYPQHKRRVSILRQENQGLSQARNNGIDHAEGNYIGFLDSDDVLLEGYFSILGRLLADNPLADIVAFNAQRFSTINNGKIQPDGTMAIVPGNAAPQQRDEHMALLADSFNRSMWYAWARIYRKTLFDEARFPAGRNFEDIQLIPQLYLKAERIVVCDTPLVGYRANPNGITRAPKRRDLDDLDYALDGADSGRRQGLGHGLYSILYVTTLKARLLVGLDFFGPRDALRETRELKRRYSGLRGEERKMLSRKNRLFYRSPLAYYLMARLYNLRG from the coding sequence ATGAATATTACCCTGAGCCTGATTATTCCTGTGTACAAGGTCGAGGCTTACATCGAGGCATGTCTTGACTCGGTGCTGCAACAGTTACCTGACTGGGCGGAAGTGATCATCGTGGATGACGGCAGCCCGGACGGTGCCATCGGCATTGCCGAAGAGATGCTGTGTCGCTACCCGCAGCACAAACGGCGGGTCAGCATTCTGCGCCAGGAAAATCAGGGGTTAAGCCAGGCGCGCAACAACGGCATTGACCATGCCGAGGGGAACTACATTGGCTTCCTGGACTCCGACGACGTACTGCTGGAGGGCTACTTCAGCATTTTGGGGCGTTTGTTGGCGGATAATCCGTTGGCCGACATTGTGGCCTTCAACGCTCAGCGCTTTTCGACTATCAATAACGGCAAGATCCAACCGGACGGAACCATGGCTATCGTGCCCGGTAATGCGGCTCCGCAGCAGCGTGATGAGCATATGGCGCTGCTGGCAGACAGCTTTAACCGCAGCATGTGGTACGCCTGGGCGAGGATTTATCGCAAAACGCTGTTCGATGAGGCTCGCTTCCCGGCGGGGCGCAATTTTGAGGATATTCAGTTGATCCCGCAGCTTTACCTGAAGGCCGAACGCATCGTGGTCTGCGATACGCCGTTGGTGGGATACCGCGCTAACCCGAATGGCATTACGCGCGCGCCCAAGCGACGCGATCTGGACGATCTGGATTACGCACTCGACGGCGCTGACAGCGGGCGACGGCAGGGACTGGGGCATGGGCTTTACTCGATTCTCTACGTCACCACCCTGAAAGCGCGCTTGTTGGTGGGGTTGGACTTTTTCGGGCCGCGTGATGCGTTGCGCGAAACCCGCGAGCTGAAGCGCCGTTATTCCGGCCTGCGCGGCGAGGAGCGTAAAATGCTGAGCCGTAAAAACCGGCTGTTTTACCGTAGCCCGTTGGCTTACTACCTGATGGCCCGGCTGTACAACCTGCGCGGCTAG
- a CDS encoding glycosyltransferase family 2 protein: MEKVSVIMPAYNAAGFIKESILGVLNQTYQDYHLYVIDDASTDHTAEVVKPFIHDRLTYIRNNTNQGVAETRNIAIEAARGDYIAFCDSDDVWHPNKLARQVGILKTNRYDVVCSHYYTFEDDPTRVKNYRGAGEIIAYKDMLKSNWIGNLTGMYNQRQVGKVYQSKVGHEDYVMWLSVLEKARNHMAYCIPEPLAFYRLSAQSLSGNKFRAADWQWQIYRRHLGLSYQKSCYLFFSYLYSAVMKRQ, from the coding sequence ATGGAAAAAGTTTCAGTTATCATGCCGGCTTACAACGCCGCGGGCTTTATCAAAGAGTCGATCCTCGGGGTGTTGAACCAGACTTACCAGGATTATCACCTGTATGTGATCGACGATGCTTCCACGGATCATACCGCCGAGGTGGTGAAACCGTTCATCCACGATCGTCTGACTTACATCCGCAACAACACCAATCAGGGCGTAGCCGAAACCCGCAACATCGCGATTGAAGCCGCACGCGGCGATTATATTGCGTTTTGCGACAGTGATGACGTTTGGCACCCGAACAAGCTGGCGCGTCAGGTCGGTATTCTCAAGACCAACCGCTACGACGTGGTGTGCTCCCATTATTACACCTTTGAAGATGACCCGACGCGGGTGAAAAACTACCGCGGCGCCGGCGAAATCATCGCCTATAAAGACATGTTGAAAAGCAACTGGATTGGCAATCTGACCGGCATGTACAACCAGCGACAGGTCGGCAAGGTGTACCAGAGCAAAGTGGGCCACGAGGATTACGTGATGTGGCTGTCGGTGCTGGAGAAGGCGCGGAACCACATGGCTTATTGCATCCCCGAACCCCTGGCCTTTTATCGCCTGTCGGCGCAGTCGCTGTCCGGCAATAAATTCCGCGCGGCCGACTGGCAGTGGCAGATATATCGCCGCCATCTGGGGCTTTCCTATCAGAAGTCCTGTTATCTGTTCTTCTCCTATCTGTACAGCGCGGTGATGAAAAGACAATGA
- a CDS encoding glycosyltransferase family 4 protein, with amino-acid sequence MQQRKVAIVIENIAEKGGTERVASSLANALATRLGHQVDLVSISGDRAFYPLDPAVNLRFMRGRTLLWPWRLAWFLRRGRYDAIITVSMGKLSSIIVPYLRLLCPHSRLLLSEHVSFHQYPWPMKWLKVLVYRLGDRTVLLTKKDLATISRWVPDRKCRVIENVSPFPVQPPQPAQQQPVALAVGRLCRQKGFDRLIAAWQRIAPQAPGWQLHIVGDGPDRETLQQQIDAAGLGDQVKLLPATADIASHYRQAAMLLMTSRYEGLPMVLIEAMSFGLPLVAYDCLTGPAELIDNGKNGYLVAEDDIEAFSQRTLALIGDGELRQRFSLHSLARAQQYIPERIYPQWQQLIAGG; translated from the coding sequence ATGCAGCAACGAAAAGTAGCGATTGTGATTGAGAATATCGCCGAAAAAGGCGGTACCGAGCGGGTGGCCAGCAGTTTGGCCAATGCGCTGGCGACGCGTTTAGGGCATCAGGTGGATCTGGTGTCGATCAGCGGTGACCGGGCGTTTTACCCGCTGGACCCGGCGGTGAATTTGCGCTTTATGCGCGGCAGAACGCTGCTGTGGCCCTGGCGACTGGCATGGTTTTTACGGCGCGGCCGCTATGACGCAATTATCACCGTTTCGATGGGCAAACTCTCGTCGATTATTGTGCCGTACCTGCGCTTGCTGTGCCCGCACAGCCGGCTGCTGCTGAGTGAGCACGTCAGTTTCCATCAGTACCCCTGGCCGATGAAGTGGTTGAAGGTACTGGTGTACCGACTCGGTGACCGTACGGTTCTGCTGACGAAGAAAGATTTGGCGACCATCAGCCGTTGGGTGCCTGACCGCAAATGTCGGGTGATCGAAAACGTTTCGCCCTTCCCGGTGCAACCGCCACAACCGGCTCAGCAACAGCCGGTGGCGTTGGCGGTGGGGCGGTTATGCCGGCAGAAAGGGTTTGACCGCTTGATCGCCGCCTGGCAACGGATAGCGCCACAAGCGCCAGGCTGGCAATTGCATATCGTTGGCGACGGTCCGGACCGCGAAACGTTGCAACAACAGATTGACGCCGCCGGTCTGGGTGATCAGGTGAAACTGTTGCCGGCGACGGCGGACATCGCCAGTCACTACCGTCAGGCCGCGATGCTATTGATGACCTCGCGTTACGAAGGCTTGCCGATGGTGCTGATTGAAGCGATGAGTTTTGGTCTGCCCCTGGTGGCGTATGACTGTCTGACCGGACCGGCTGAGCTGATCGATAACGGTAAAAACGGTTATCTGGTGGCGGAGGACGATATCGAGGCCTTCAGCCAACGAACGCTGGCGCTGATAGGCGACGGCGAGTTGCGTCAGCGCTTCTCTCTGCACTCGTTGGCGCGGGCGCAGCAGTACATTCCCGAGCGTATTTATCCCCAATGGCAACAGCTTATCGCTGGAGGTTAA
- a CDS encoding glycosyltransferase family 2 protein — protein MDLSIVMPVFNNSASLATTLVRMTNACSGFDYEIIVVDNASDKQELDNMRSLLVANRRARLHENKVRRNTAASCNTGFRLARAEVVFFLEPEDSFNTNYIIRRLKRHQDTRIDIIFGNYVTVSDRNVRSYRFDYKEGATGADFLFIDMGDIRTSTISLRKRDDRRFLFPEFLYKYQDWGFLVNATNLGAKVAFDEGRGVFIRCGDADTDRCRMNIDASEQFIDAYLNASGRYISGFACKHLLASLYSENLQAFNYYSSRTERDALSSKFRAIKLYGDCLARLGLFPLGGRLLRTAREGFRR, from the coding sequence ATGGACTTATCGATTGTCATGCCCGTTTTTAATAACTCAGCCAGCCTGGCCACTACATTAGTCAGGATGACTAATGCCTGCTCCGGATTCGATTATGAAATTATCGTGGTGGATAATGCGTCGGATAAACAAGAGCTGGATAATATGCGTAGCCTGTTGGTTGCAAATCGTCGGGCGCGGTTGCATGAAAATAAAGTTCGCCGTAATACCGCGGCGTCGTGCAATACCGGTTTTCGGTTAGCGCGAGCGGAAGTGGTTTTCTTTCTGGAACCGGAGGATTCGTTTAACACCAACTATATTATCCGCCGCCTGAAACGTCATCAGGACACCCGTATAGACATTATTTTTGGTAACTACGTTACGGTAAGTGACAGGAATGTACGCAGCTATCGATTCGATTATAAAGAAGGTGCAACGGGGGCGGATTTTTTATTTATCGACATGGGCGATATCCGCACCTCAACCATCAGCCTGCGCAAAAGGGATGACCGTCGGTTTTTATTTCCGGAGTTTCTTTATAAGTACCAGGATTGGGGATTTTTGGTCAATGCCACCAACCTGGGAGCCAAAGTGGCCTTTGACGAGGGACGCGGCGTGTTTATCCGCTGCGGTGATGCCGATACGGACCGCTGCCGGATGAATATCGACGCCAGCGAACAGTTTATTGACGCTTATCTCAATGCCAGCGGCCGCTATATCAGTGGTTTTGCCTGCAAACACCTGCTGGCCTCGCTCTACAGCGAAAATCTGCAGGCCTTTAACTATTACTCATCGCGCACTGAGCGTGATGCCCTGAGCAGCAAATTCAGGGCGATAAAACTGTACGGCGACTGTCTGGCCAGACTGGGGCTGTTTCCACTGGGCGGACGGCTGTTGCGTACCGCTCGCGAGGGATTTCGGAGATGA
- a CDS encoding ATP-grasp fold amidoligase family protein, translated as MLNNLVKGFYRNIPDALYHQLKYALFFRKVPHLAKPVGYSEKLMRRKVYPLAMYTQLSDKYLVREYIERLWGKEYLIELYAQGKKLTEEMYESLPNTFVIKANHGSGYNKLVFDKSQTSFNELRVLTNSWLRQNFYQVYRERHYKDISPCIMVEKMLLEDGKTPNDIKIHCFNRNGEVRFFIQIDYQRFIDHRRDFFDAHWNRTEIRMGVPNSDVPMEKPCRLEQMLKLARQVAEQFSYVRVDFYQVQERIYFGELTFTPGAGLQRFTPEIIEQEWGGYFQE; from the coding sequence ATGCTAAATAATCTGGTGAAGGGTTTTTACCGTAATATACCCGATGCATTATATCATCAGTTAAAATACGCCTTATTTTTTCGCAAGGTGCCACATCTTGCTAAACCGGTGGGGTATAGCGAGAAACTGATGCGCAGAAAAGTCTATCCTCTGGCAATGTATACTCAACTGTCCGATAAATATCTGGTCAGAGAGTACATTGAACGGCTGTGGGGAAAAGAATACCTCATCGAACTCTATGCACAGGGTAAAAAATTAACTGAGGAAATGTATGAGTCATTGCCGAATACCTTCGTTATCAAGGCGAATCACGGCAGCGGTTATAATAAGCTGGTGTTTGATAAAAGCCAGACCAGTTTTAATGAGTTAAGGGTATTGACCAACAGTTGGTTGCGACAGAATTTTTATCAAGTCTATCGCGAGCGACATTATAAGGATATTTCGCCCTGCATCATGGTGGAAAAGATGTTGCTGGAAGACGGCAAGACGCCGAACGACATCAAGATCCACTGTTTTAATCGCAATGGAGAGGTGCGTTTTTTCATTCAGATTGATTACCAGCGCTTTATCGACCACCGCCGCGACTTCTTCGACGCCCACTGGAACCGCACGGAAATCCGCATGGGGGTGCCTAACAGCGATGTTCCGATGGAGAAACCTTGCCGTTTAGAACAGATGCTGAAGCTGGCACGCCAGGTGGCAGAGCAGTTCTCCTATGTGCGTGTCGATTTTTATCAGGTGCAGGAACGGATCTATTTTGGCGAGTTGACATTTACTCCCGGAGCCGGCCTGCAACGATTTACACCGGAAATTATTGAACAGGAGTGGGGAGGTTATTTCCAGGAGTAG
- a CDS encoding flippase — MKAMLMNSLWLMLERVSLSLSGIFVSVYVARYLGPAQYGLINYLLSVIAIAVPLVQLGADAVLFNRVARQRHSGIRLMLASMRLRRQLFALIAVPLMAWALLTQDRTSQIMMALMLVSAYFSVQDVYKIYYDALLKSKLNTLINNVALLLSIVMRLALVHAKLPLEWFAVPYVLSSLIPYGVRWLLFRREQGGMRPISLRHQRRYGRYLLKVGLPLAVSGLSIVIYTRIDQIMIGNYLGEHSVGLYSAAITLSQGWVFVPIALITSMMPGVANAGSLSEQEGRIRLLYLVVLLLSMPVILLLSLFPGPIVKLMFGDSYRETAAILALCSVTSLFSVMGTVSYRAIVLFGGYRFIAIKMPLAALVNVLMNLVLIPRYGILGAAISTFITEFISFFVLNGFFKKGQITRLQVTCYRCLPQLIGKVRELYAK; from the coding sequence ATGAAAGCGATGCTGATGAACTCCCTGTGGTTAATGTTGGAGCGAGTATCGCTGAGCCTGTCGGGGATTTTCGTTTCGGTCTACGTCGCGCGCTATCTTGGGCCGGCGCAGTACGGGCTGATTAACTATTTGCTGTCGGTGATTGCCATCGCGGTTCCGCTGGTGCAACTGGGGGCCGATGCGGTGTTGTTCAATCGCGTAGCCCGCCAGCGGCACAGCGGCATTCGGCTGATGTTGGCCTCGATGCGTCTGCGGCGGCAACTCTTTGCGCTGATCGCGGTGCCGCTGATGGCCTGGGCATTGTTAACGCAGGATCGCACCAGCCAGATCATGATGGCGCTAATGCTGGTCAGCGCATATTTCTCGGTACAGGACGTTTATAAAATTTATTACGACGCCCTGTTGAAATCGAAGCTGAACACGCTGATCAACAATGTGGCGCTGCTGTTGTCGATTGTGATGCGGTTGGCGCTGGTGCATGCCAAGCTGCCGCTGGAGTGGTTCGCGGTGCCCTATGTGCTGAGCAGCCTGATCCCCTACGGGGTACGTTGGCTGCTGTTTCGCCGCGAGCAAGGGGGCATGCGGCCCATCAGCCTGCGTCATCAACGGCGCTATGGCCGCTATCTGCTGAAGGTGGGGCTGCCGTTGGCCGTGTCCGGGTTATCGATTGTCATCTATACGCGTATCGATCAGATCATGATCGGTAACTACCTCGGGGAACACAGCGTTGGGTTGTACAGTGCCGCCATCACTTTGAGTCAGGGATGGGTCTTCGTGCCCATTGCGCTGATTACCTCGATGATGCCGGGGGTGGCCAACGCCGGTTCCTTAAGCGAGCAGGAAGGGCGGATCCGACTGCTGTATCTGGTGGTTCTGCTGCTTTCTATGCCAGTGATATTACTGCTGTCGCTGTTCCCGGGCCCGATAGTGAAGCTGATGTTTGGCGACAGTTACCGTGAAACCGCCGCCATTCTGGCGCTGTGCTCGGTGACTTCACTGTTCTCGGTGATGGGCACTGTTTCTTACCGGGCGATCGTGTTGTTTGGCGGTTATCGGTTTATCGCGATAAAAATGCCTTTGGCCGCTTTGGTCAACGTGCTGATGAATCTGGTGTTGATCCCGCGTTATGGCATTTTGGGCGCGGCGATATCAACATTTATTACCGAATTTATTTCGTTTTTTGTACTTAATGGCTTTTTTAAAAAAGGACAAATTACCCGGCTGCAGGTCACCTGCTACCGTTGTTTACCGCAACTAATAGGGAAGGTGCGAGAACTTTATGCTAAATAA